The following are encoded in a window of Paramormyrops kingsleyae isolate MSU_618 chromosome 12, PKINGS_0.4, whole genome shotgun sequence genomic DNA:
- the LOC140593545 gene encoding stonustoxin subunit alpha-like, which translates to MWDLEDLKKDSDERIQHNTEFDVIASDSVEDKTGALNVDASLKASFLGGLIEVDGSAKYLKDTKASKKQARVTLKYKTTTKFKQLSMSHLGRGNVKHPYVFEKGIATHVVTAVLYGAQAFFVFDREVSESEDQQNIEGNLQVMIKKISKLSIEGEASLKLTDSDKATVDKLSCKFYGDFALKQNPVSFQDAVNVYTTLPALLGENGENAVPVRVWLLPLEIIDSSAARIVRQISVSLVNQTQSMIDDFNEIEMQCNDIKTRKIIKYFPKIDEKVKFFKDMCLMYKSVFQSSLSRILPSIRGGRKDECELADILTKKEQSPFNSNKLKKWLDCKEEEMSLLQVYTDMMKDTKILASKNELEIWIQ; encoded by the exons ATGTGGGATCTTGAAGACCTTAAAAAAGACTCGGATGAAAGAATTCAGCACAACACAGAATTCGATGTCATTGCATCTGATTCTGTAGAAGATAAGACAGGGGCTCTAAATGTTGATGCTTCACTAAAAGCAAGTTTCTTAGGGGGACTGATTGAGGTTGATGGATCTGCTAAATATCTTAAGGACACAAAGGCTTCAAAAAAACAGGCACGTGTCACCCTGAAGTATAAAACAACTACGAAGTTCAAGCAGCTGTCTATGAGTCACCTTGGACGGGGAAATGTTAAACACCCATATGTGTTTGAGAAGGGAATAGCCACACACGTGGTTACAGCAGTGCTGTACGGTGCTcaggcattttttgtttttgatcgAGAAGTTTCAGAAAGTGAGGACCAGCAAAACATTGAGGGGAACCTGCAAGTGATGATAAAGAAAATATCAAAATTGTCGATCGAAGGGGAGGCTTCCTTAAAGTTGACAGACTCTGACAAAGCTACTGTTGATAAGTTGTCTTGTAAATTCTATGGGGACTTTGCTCTGAAACAGAACCCTGTTTCCTTCCAGGATGCTGTAAACGTATACACAACACTTCCAGCTCTGCTGGGTGAAAATGGGGAAAACGCTGTGCCAGTCAGGGTGTGGTTACTCCCCCTGGAAATCATAGATTCTTCTGCTGCCAGAATAGTGCGTCAAATCAGTGTCAGTCTAGTAAATCAAACACAGAGCATGATAGATGACTTCAATGAAATAGAAATGCAATGCAATGATATTAAAACCAGAAAGATTATTAAATACTTTCCTAAGATTGACGAAAAGGTGAAATTCTTCAAGGATATGTGCCTGATGTATAAATCAGTGTTTCAGAGTTCTCTGTCAAGAATTTTACCATCAATTCGTGGAGGTAGAAAAGATGAATGTGAGCTTGCAGACATCCTAACAAAGAAGGAACAGTCTCCCTTCAATAGCAATAAACTTAAGAAATGGCTGGACTGCAAAGAGGAAGAAATGAGCCTGCTCCAAGTGTACACTGATATGATGAAAGACACAAAAATTCTGGCATCAAAGAATGAGCTTGAAA TATGGATCCAGTGA
- the LOC140593532 gene encoding uncharacterized protein, giving the protein MCNCGESAQSKESLTISISTLSETTIVAERIKRKSECLSQGVPSVYKVPLQEIPTNLDGCKRYAFGKENIREHRTIMVIGATGAGKSTLINGMINYILGVKWEDDFRFKLIDEGVLKSQAESQTALVTTYEINYQDGYTISYSITIIDTPGFGDTRGIERDRAITDQIRTFFTSDNGISAIDAVCFVTQASLARLTHAQKYVFDSILSIFGKDIADNIQMLVTFADGQKPPVLEAINVSVIPCPRKENGIPVHFKFNNSALFADNSHSVYVKNSDDENEEDGDDNFDKMFW; this is encoded by the coding sequence ATGTGCAATTGTGGTGAATCTGCTCAAAGCAAAGAAAGTCTGACAATCTCTATTTCAACATTGTCAGAAACCACAATAGTAGCTGAAAGGATAAAACGAAAGAGTGAATGTCTTAGCCAAGGGGTCCCCTCTGTGTACAAAGTTCCCCTGCAGGAGATACCCACAAACTTAGATGGATGCAAGAGATATGCTTTTGGCAAAGAGAACATCAGGGAACATCGAACCATTATGGTCATTGGGGCAACTGGAGCAGGAAAATCAACCCTAATAAATGGGATGATCAACTATATTTTGGGTGTTAAGTGGGAAGACGATTTCCGATTCAAATTAATTGATGAGGGTGTTTTAAAATCACAAGCAGAGAGCCAAACAGCCCTTGTCACCACCTATGAAATTAATTATCAAGATGGATATACAATAAGCTACTCCATCACTATCATCGACACCCCAGGTTTTGGTGACACAAGAGgaatagagagagacagagcaatCACTGATCAGATCCGGACATTTTTCACCTCTGACAACGGCATCAGCGCTATAGATGCCGTCTGCTTCGTAACTCAGGCCTCACTGGCACGACTAACACATGCACAGAAATATGTGTTTGACTCCATCCTTTCCATTTTTGGTAAAGACATAGCAGACAATATCCAGATGCTTGTGACATTTGCAGATGGACAGAAGCCCCCAGTTCTAGAGGCCATCAACGTGTCTGTTATACCATGTCCCAGAAAAGAAAATGGGATTCCTGTTCACTTCAAATTCAACAATTCAGCACTGTTTGCAGACAATTCTCATTCAGTCTATGTGAAAAATAGTGATGATGAAAATGAGGAAGATGGTGATGACAACTTTGACAAGATGTTCTGGTGA